Proteins co-encoded in one Rhopalosiphum maidis isolate BTI-1 chromosome 2, ASM367621v3, whole genome shotgun sequence genomic window:
- the LOC113554166 gene encoding uncharacterized protein LOC113554166, producing the protein MSSIMMDDSGIDSDTTKRHKTTTEDNDRNSDEDSNTSDCSMRVTKPSFFQKKMEQYAKPGLMEYNQMAVPNSKSSKIDKLPVLVDWDSSDSEMEIRFFPGPKARQTLSDTFSLQEFHGSIESEDLDLIPPQHATKTDNQCCSLVLQRCTIL; encoded by the exons ATGTCGTCAATAATg ATGGACGATAGTGGAATAGACAGCGATACTACAAAGCGTCATAAAACTACAACAGAAGATAATGACAGA aACAGTGACGAAGACAGCAACACAAGTGATTGTTCGATGAGAGTTACAAAACCTTCATTTTTCCAGAAAAAAATGG AACAATATGCTAAACCAGGTTTGATGGAATATAACCAAATGGCTGTTCCGAACAGCAAATCATCCAAGATAGATAAATTACCAGTATTAGTAGATTGGGATTCATCTGAcag tgaaaTGGAAATACGGTTTTTTCCTGGACCAAAGGCTAGGCAAACATTGAGCGATACTTTCAGTCTACAAGAATTTCACGGATCTATAGAATCTGAGGACTTAGACTTGATACCACCGCAACATGCAACTAAAACTGATAATCAATGTTGCAGTTTGGTTTTGCAAAGGTGTACAATTCTTTGa
- the LOC113552740 gene encoding xylosylprotein 4-beta-galactosyltransferase isoform X1 translates to MKINTNLTIMMFKAKILLIGVILTLVITLLLSLLYVRELENGGNIRSKEQASSMFKGNKLGIIIPFKERFDELLEFVPHINSFLKNQDVVHEIFVINQVDQYRFNRGSLINAGFKEIMSLYSMIDYIAMHDVDLLPLNPALDYHYPPTGHVNHIAAPYLHPRYHYASFVGGILLITKEDFIQIDGLSNNYWGWGLEDDEFYLRLKEAKIGIHRPGNLTTGISNTFRHNHDRTVRKRDMTKCYNQREVTRKRDRHTGLHNVNYFVKKKHELLIDGVPTLVLDIELKCNKTLTPWCLCSEYGIKNTKNVKKGK, encoded by the exons atg AAAATCAACACAAATTTAACAATCATGATGTTTAAagcaaaaattttattaattggagTCATACTCACTTTGGTAATCACTCTATTATTGTCACTGTTGTATGTgc gagaaCTTGAAAATGGTGGAAATATACGCTCAAAAGAACAGGCTTCTTCCATGTTCAAGGGCAATAAACTTGGCATTATAATACCATTTAAAGAAAGGTTTGACGAGCTTTTAGAATTTGTACCACATATTAATTCGTTCCTAAAAAACCAAGATGTAGtccatgaaatatttgttatcaaCCAA GTTGATCAGTACCGTTTTAACAGAGGTTCATTGATTAATGCTggatttaaagaaataatgtcCTTATATAGCATGATTGATTATATAGCTATGCATGATGTTGATTTATTACCTCTTAACCCCGCACTTGATTATCATTATCCTCCAACTGGTCATGTTAACCACATTGCTGCACCTTATTTGCATCCACGATACCATTATGCTTCATTTGTGGGTGGCATTCTACTTATTACCaa agaaGACTTTATACAAATTGATGGCTTAAGCAATAATTATTGGGGTTGGGGTCTTGAAGATGATGAGTTCTATTTACGTCTTAAAGAAGCCAAGATAGGTATCCATAGACCAGGAAATTTAACAACAGGCATATCAAATACATTCAG ACACAATCATGATCGAACTGTTAGAAAACGCGATATGACAAAATGCTATAACCAACGCGAAGTAACAAGAAAACGTGATAGACACACTGGATtacataatgttaattattttgtaaaaaaaaaacatgagtTGCTCATAGATGGTGTACCTACACTAGTGTTGgatatagaattaaaatgtaataagactTTAACTCCTTGGTGCTTATGTTCAGAGtatggtataaaaaatactaaaaatgttaaaaaaggcaagtaa
- the LOC113552740 gene encoding xylosylprotein 4-beta-galactosyltransferase isoform X2: protein MMFKAKILLIGVILTLVITLLLSLLYVRELENGGNIRSKEQASSMFKGNKLGIIIPFKERFDELLEFVPHINSFLKNQDVVHEIFVINQVDQYRFNRGSLINAGFKEIMSLYSMIDYIAMHDVDLLPLNPALDYHYPPTGHVNHIAAPYLHPRYHYASFVGGILLITKEDFIQIDGLSNNYWGWGLEDDEFYLRLKEAKIGIHRPGNLTTGISNTFRHNHDRTVRKRDMTKCYNQREVTRKRDRHTGLHNVNYFVKKKHELLIDGVPTLVLDIELKCNKTLTPWCLCSEYGIKNTKNVKKGK, encoded by the exons ATGATGTTTAAagcaaaaattttattaattggagTCATACTCACTTTGGTAATCACTCTATTATTGTCACTGTTGTATGTgc gagaaCTTGAAAATGGTGGAAATATACGCTCAAAAGAACAGGCTTCTTCCATGTTCAAGGGCAATAAACTTGGCATTATAATACCATTTAAAGAAAGGTTTGACGAGCTTTTAGAATTTGTACCACATATTAATTCGTTCCTAAAAAACCAAGATGTAGtccatgaaatatttgttatcaaCCAA GTTGATCAGTACCGTTTTAACAGAGGTTCATTGATTAATGCTggatttaaagaaataatgtcCTTATATAGCATGATTGATTATATAGCTATGCATGATGTTGATTTATTACCTCTTAACCCCGCACTTGATTATCATTATCCTCCAACTGGTCATGTTAACCACATTGCTGCACCTTATTTGCATCCACGATACCATTATGCTTCATTTGTGGGTGGCATTCTACTTATTACCaa agaaGACTTTATACAAATTGATGGCTTAAGCAATAATTATTGGGGTTGGGGTCTTGAAGATGATGAGTTCTATTTACGTCTTAAAGAAGCCAAGATAGGTATCCATAGACCAGGAAATTTAACAACAGGCATATCAAATACATTCAG ACACAATCATGATCGAACTGTTAGAAAACGCGATATGACAAAATGCTATAACCAACGCGAAGTAACAAGAAAACGTGATAGACACACTGGATtacataatgttaattattttgtaaaaaaaaaacatgagtTGCTCATAGATGGTGTACCTACACTAGTGTTGgatatagaattaaaatgtaataagactTTAACTCCTTGGTGCTTATGTTCAGAGtatggtataaaaaatactaaaaatgttaaaaaaggcaagtaa
- the LOC113554203 gene encoding uncharacterized protein LOC113554203: MYNSNRPNFSDHNLERVSANNRNHYNATRKPKPLKSRNPKVDNRSPSCNEQISEFSPFQWNQSNQRLYPTMSDSAVCGYPVPVNIPVDPRFHTLYPIYQPYMSVGIGREYLEPSQHMSSRDQFTSLPPINIADNESEIKRTHSDPGLNNQDDKFELLSSESDQESYDTYYANEVAELKKDNQRLANELELVKIELRNLKLDISSKNNDRCGCADPGSITNIVQEIRAAHKLMEQTLESRLNSFNANKNEITNDSSQLSLINERLERLEKSSDKSKRLDSDKRLVKINNSSKKSSAVTAL; this comes from the exons atgtacaactctaacag accTAATTTTTCTGATCATAATCTTGAAAGAGTTTCCGCTAATAATAGAAACCATTACAATGCTACAAGAAAACCTAAACCATTAAAATCAAGAAATCCAAAGGTTGATAATCGGTCACCAAGTTGTAATGAACAAATATCTGAATTCTCTCCATTTCAGTGGAATCAATCCAATCAACGATTATATCCTACCATGTCTGATTCTGCTGTTTGTGGTTATCCTGTTCCAGTTAATATACCCGTTGACCCCCGCTTTCATACCTTATATCCTATATATCAACCATACATGTCAGTTGGTATTGGCAGAGAATATTTAGAACCCAGTCAACATATGTCATCCAGAGATCAATTTACTAGTTTACCTCCTATTAATATTGCAGACAACGAATCTGAAATTAAACGTACGCATAGTGATCCCGGTTTAAATAATCAAGATGATAAATTTGAACTACTTAGTAGTGAATCAGATCAAGAATCGTATGATACCTACTATGCTAATGAAGTGGCCGAATTAAAAAAGGATAATCAGAGATTAGCTAATGAATTAGAATTagtgaaaattgaattaagaaatttgaaattggatatatcaagtaaaaataatgacagATGTGGTTGTGCAGATCCAGGATCTATTACaa atatcgtTCAAGAAATAAGAGCAGCACATAAATTAATGGAACAAACATTAGAGTCAagattaaattcatttaatgctaataaaaatgaaattact aatGATAGTTctcaattatcattaataaatgaGCGGCTAGAAAGATTAGAAAAATCGAGTGACAAATcaaaaag attggaCTCAGATAAAagattagttaaaattaataactcatcAAAAAAAAGCTCTGCTGTAACAGCTTTGtga
- the LOC113552562 gene encoding protein TRC8 homolog, which translates to MSLCDLLRVPPIFIMDELFKSSFGFPDLADIIFPVNNAFVNSTLSQAEIGESTQYYKAIFLSFIKIIVSCLIFCSSSCLFVLPARYLYLVYFHVVSVCIVLLSYWSNIQTLKVLSGKYENFQTDTIHEVITWDVDGILHLFTQLQIINFLYLLIRNIILQCCLSLVFDFLQVFTTNHSISKVFSFSFVIPTFISLIPGTHGILNTVTVLSTLLPLFIMLKTLWLNIFTITNLIRNGYSHARETINNYGISAMVEVEWLRLKIPSVLRIFWAIRVLEQILYLLTDMEIQNETLYEAVKYLLIKGCDTFTAVLGMTSFVSYFCHYIGVFFQWVLLTEDVDDKSIGTISAVLFYILALQTGLTGLDPEKRFIRLYRNVCLLCAALLHYIHNVVNPLLMSLSASHNPSLNRHLRALLVCGFLIVFPITMLTYLWSHHSVSTWLLAVSSFNIEIIIKVLVSLSVYSLFLIDAYRTTFWEKLDDYVYYIKSFGNTVEFCFGIFLFLNGVYIMVFVSGGAVRASMMCIHAYFNIWCDARDGWRVFIKRRTAVKKIESLPEATSVQLSELDDVCAICYQNMGSAKITKCNHYFHGVCLRKWLYVQDRCPLCHDILYKAEMSNVQTQDTNQFQDLQNVIDADNS; encoded by the exons ATGAGTCTCTGTGATTTGTTGAGGGTTCCACCCATATTCATTATGGACGAACTCTTCAAAAGTAGTTTCGGGTTTCCAGATTTGGCTGACATAATATTTCCAGTAAATAATGCTTTTGTAAATAGCACTCTCAGTCAAGCTGAGATCGGAGAGTCCACACAATATTACAAGGCCATATTTTTATCCttcatcaaaataatagtatcttgtttaa tatTTTGTTCCTCGTCATGTTTATTTGTCCTACCTGCCAGATACTTATATCTAGTGTACTTTCATGTAGTTTCTGTTTGTATTGTACTTCTTTCTTACTGGTCAAACATACAAACACTTAAAGTTCTATCAGGCAAATATGAAAACTTTCAAACTGACACGATACATGAAGTCATAACATGGGATGTAGACGGAATTTTACATCTTTTTACACAAttacaaatcataaattttttgtatCTGTTAATCCGCAATATAATTCTACAGTGTTGTCTATCATTAGTATTTGACTTTTTACAAGTATTTACTACAAATCATTCAATCAGCAAa gtTTTCAGCTTTAGCTTTGTGATTCCTACTTTTATCTCATTAATACCTGGTACACATGGAATTTTGAATACAGTAACTGTATTATCAACATTGTTACCATTGTTTATTATGCTGAAAACATTAtggctaaatatatttacaataacaaatttaattcgtAATGGATATAGTCATGCAAGAGAGACCATCAA TAATTATGGAATATCTGCCATGGTTGAAGTGGAATGGCTTCGTCTCAAAATCCCTAGTGTTCTACGAATTTTTTGGGCCATACGAGTACTGGAAcaaattttatacctattaactGATATGGAAATACAAAATGAAACTTTATATGAAGCCgtgaaatatttgttaattaaaggATGCGACACATTTACAGCAGTTTTAGGAATGACAAGCTTTGTATCATACTTTTGTCATTATATCGGAGTATTTTTCCAATGG gtgctCTTAACTGAGGACGTAGATGATAAAAGCATTGGAACAATTTCtgcagtattattttatatactagcTTTGCAAACTGGACTAACTGGCTTAGATCCAGAAAAGCGCTTTATAAGACTCTATCGTAATGTTTGTTTACTTTGCGCTGCCTTACTGCATTACATCCATAATGTTGTTAATCCATTATTAATGTCTTTGAGTGCTTCTCATAACCCATCActtaatag acatttaaGAGCTCTTCTAGTTTGTGGATTTCTTATAGTGTTTCCAATCACTATGTTAACATACTTGTGGTCTCACCATTCAGTTAGCACATGGCTACTAGCAGTTTCTTCtttcaatattgaaattattataaaagtattggtATCATTATCTGTctattcattgtttttaattgatgCTTATCGTACAACATTTTGGGAGAAATTAGAtgattatgtgtattatatcaaATCATTTGGCAATAcg gtggAATTCTGTTTTGGTATCTTTCTTTTTCTAAatggtgtttatattatggtttttgtaTCTGGTGGTGCAGTACGTGCATCTATGATGTGTATACATGCATATTTCAACATATGGTGTGACGCTAGAGATGGATGGAGAGTATTCATTAAACGCCGTAcagctgtaaaaaaaattgaatcattaCCAGAAGCAACTAGTGTTCAATTGTCTGAATTAGATGATGTCTGTGCCAtatgttatcaaaatatgGGATCAgcaaaaattactaaatgcaATCATTATTTCCATGGTGTATGTTTGCGTAAATGGCTCTATGTacag GATCGATGTCCATTGTgtcatgatattttatacaaagctGAAATGTCAAATGTCCAGACACAAGATACAAACCAATTTCAAGATcttcaaaatgttattgatgctgataattcatag
- the LOC113553950 gene encoding uncharacterized threonine-rich GPI-anchored glycoprotein PJ4664.02-like has product MTFPTAVKKSGPLTISKTGSGSKSLAPGSPKSPGSPQILPGSSKAPLASKAPEKINSGSSVKKPSIPLNSSTIKNVTKPVVNAKSEAEKTLPSAAKGVIKSVTKPPPLNIKVTDAKGLPSPKTPTKSSIKSQILTKSPLTTKPALVSKSTSVSTGIVRSPSITKSAQVSVTSPMTKSSQVTIGVKSSTTAPLSSKSTLTPKSFAVSSPVAKSPPVVSKTSLTNATVPKSPKGITNPSTLKSVASTTNKENLTSLKSKDQATVAKPTTPVKKAAILPVKSSVGVKSPTIPTNKPPVISKSLSTASSLKSSSLKTPTSPLKLITKEPSSNAKVSALKSINKSSVISKSNPTSSKAIVNKESSSLSLLSVKSSSTIKSTTSAVSKTSTLKANVTPLSSSSVTKNFVPKSPVAKTKPLTVVKIPSSPIVKTPVSSIVKTPSSPIVKTSLSIAAKIKTPSPSVKARTSSISLVKPPLSPAVKKMVPTKLILSPGPSKSKSLSSSRLNSVSTESLASRTSLKSPMTPRSTKLVTKSPSKIIKKTEEPKAKGIRGGQPIKKTIEIPGITELPSNLVSNQQETLQFDFVLENVESVLKKENDSTISQIPDQDSLDLEKLETHKKVENINDDLEIPNDFVNEESALSNITNDQNVSLSPEVNEHNLETIEEDSIEPSTPSLNEHKQEDICILSDFEVVKKDECVPSLNSISQSANNCSIAFDDNYFNTKIENVFIKPLDETQSCIIDIDDHFEPMNDKLVLGDVPFETDSSQEDISDNEQTVLKEVVEIEKCDAEQNDCVDDVFIFTDDLLINNYDSVDSTESFIHQFMPKSIKRSEDSSSISTDDGSLLSRKSYSEAVSGSPKDGEYYFDYDFEIVDDCLDYEDEGRSVFVEVTEKEFPELKPKDLSGKRRRNKKQKKRNYSNRTESQSDSNTEINYNPEDFDGNEFCRYIKMMKDCSFYPNGLFSSDSVKLSTSSSLSWLDISIRTTDDDLVPSTENLSTYEVFQASNLNKEFLTSIIGSNESTPTNETTWFWKSIEGKHQPHNKANITLSLQPRPKHLTTPRFMILLALISEAKGYEIKPSLSENFVTKDCMSRFDEKIRRLMVQGFWLIGRLIKESLSEDEEVNCENPFEFVDGDIGLWWAGINMLDWQEHLKECGTQNKDLPNCYQFVIENMGMTKRNTAEAQLVMNAIPDDFMSELDMENFIHTVRNVKYYSGNCFVDSQENLELLNEVFEENDEDLIEWEKNSVEKI; this is encoded by the exons ATGACGTTCCCTACTGCTGTGAAAAAATCTGGACCTCTTACAATCTCCAAAACTGGATCAGGATCAAAATCTTTAGCACCAGGATCTCCTAAATCACCTGGTTCTCCTCAGATATTACCTGGATCTTCTAAAGCACCATTGGCTAGTAAAGCTCCTGAAAAGATCAATTCTGGGTCTTCTGTGAAAAAACCATCTATTCCTTTGAATAGTTCAACTATTAAGAATGTTACTAAACCTGTTGTTAATGCTAAGTCAGAAGCTGAAAAAACTTTACCTTCTGCTGCCAAAGGAGTGATAAAATCAGTGACTAAACCTCCTCCACTTAATATCAAAGTAACGGATGCTAAAGGATTGCCATCACCTAAAACTCCAACAAAATCATCaataaaatctcaaatttTGACTAAATCTCCTTTGACAACTAAGCCTGCATTAGTTTCTAAATCAACTTCAGTTTCAACTGGAATTGTTAGATCACCATCAATTACTAAATCAGCTCAAGTATCTGTTACATCACCAATGACTAAATCTTCTCAAGTGACCATTGGAGTTAAGTCTTCAACTACAGCTCCTCTCTCAAGTAAATCAACTTTAACACCAAAATCATTTGCTGTGTCTTCTCCAGTAGCAAAATCTCCTCCGGTAGTATCTAAAACTTCATTAACAAATGCTACAGTTCCAAAATCACCAAAAGGTATCACTAATCCTTCAACTCTTAAGTCTGTAGCATCTACAACAAATAAAGAGAACTTAAcatcattaaaatcaaaagatCAAGCTACTGTTGCAAAACCTACCACTCCAGTTAAAAAAGCAGCTATACTACCTGTGAAGAGTTCTGTAGGTGTTAAGAGTCCAACTATACCAACAAACAAACCACCAGTAATATCAAAAAGCTTATCTACAGCTTCTAGCCTAAAATCAAGTTCTTTGAAGACACCTACTTctccattaaaattaataactaaagaaCCATCCAGCAATGCAAAGGTATCTGCTTTAAAGTCAATTAACAAATCCAGTGTGATTTCTAAATCGAATCCAACATCTTCAAAAGCAATTGTTAATAAAGAATCTAGttctttatctttattatctGTAAAGTCCTCTTCGACAATTAAGTCAACTACTTCAGCAGTATCCAAAACTTCAACTTTGAAAGCTAATGTCACTCCACTGTCATCATCATCTGTTACTAAGAATTTTGTTCCTAAGTCACCAGTAGCAAAAACTAAGCCATTAACAGTTGTAAAGATTCCATCATCACCTATAGTGAAAACTCCGGTATCATCAATTGTTAAAACTCCATCGTCGCCAATTGTTAAAACATCATTGTCGATAGctgcaaaaattaaaactccaTCGCCATCAGTGAAAGCTAGAACTTCTTCAATATCCTTGGTAAAACCACCTTTGTCTCCTgcagtaaaaaaaatggtacCAACCAAATTGATATTAAGCCCAGGACCATCTAAAAGCAAGTCTCTTTCATCTTCTAGACTCAATTCAGTTTCCACTGAAAGTTTGGCTTCAAGGACATCTTTGAAATCTCCCATGACTCCTAGATCCACCAAATTGGTTACAAAAAGtccttcaaaaataattaagaaaactGAGGAACCAAAAGCTAAAGGTATTCGTGGTGGACAACCAATTAAGAAGACCATAGAAATTCCAGGAATAACTGAATTACCTTCTAATCTAGTTTCAAATCAACAAGAAACTCTTCAGTTTGATTTTGTATTAGAAAATGTTgaaagtgttttaaaaaaagaaaatgattCTACAATCTCTCAAATACCAGATCAGGATTCATTAGACCTTGAGAAATTAGAAACTCACAAAAaggttgaaaatattaatgatgacCTAGAAATACCTAATGATTTTGTCAATGAAGAAAGTGCACTttcaaatataacaaatgATCAAAATGTTAGTTTATCACCAGAGGttaatgaacataatttaGAAACTATTGAAGAAGACTCAATAGAACCTTCAACACCATCGCTTAATGAACATAAACAAGAagacatttgtattttatcagaCTTTGAAGTTGTGAAAAAGGATGAATGCGTACCaagtttaaatagtatttctcAATCTGCTAATAATTGTAGTATTGcttttgatgataattatttcaataccaaaattgaaaatgtttttataaaaccgtTGGACGAAACACAATCGTGCATTATAGACATAGATGATCACTTTGAACCTATGAATGACAAATTAGTTTTAGGAGATGTGCCATTTGAAACCGATTCTAGTCAAGAAGATATTTCTGATAATGAACAAACTGTTTTAAAAGAAGTAGtcgaaattgaaaaatgtgatGCAGAGCAAAATGACTGTGTTgatgatgtatttatattcacagacgatttattaattaataattatgatagtgTTGATAGTACTGAAAGTTTCATTCATCAATTTATGCCAAAGTCAATCAAACGCTCTGAAGATTCATCATCGATTAGTACAGATGATGGAAGTCTTCTTAGTCGTAAATCTTATTCAGAAGCTGTTTCAGGATCACCTAAAGATggagaatattattttgactatgattttgaaattgttgaTGATTGTTTGGACTATGAAGACGAGGGACGATCAGTATTTGTTGAAGTGACAGAAAAGGAATTTCCAGAACTAAAACCAAAAGATTTATCTGGTAAAAGAAgaagaaacaaaaaacaaaagaaaaggAATTATAGTAACAGAACAGAATCTCAATctg attctaacactgaaattaattacaaCCCAGAAGATTTTGATGGAAATGAATTTTGTCGTTATATCAAGATGATGAAAGATTGTTCATTTTATCCAAATGGATTATTTTCATCAGATTCAGTCAAATTATCTACTTCATCATCCCTATCATGGTTAGATATATCTATCCGTACGACTGATGATGACTTAGTGCCTTCTACAGAAAACTTAAGTACCTATGAAGTTTTCCAAGCAAGTAATTTGAATAAAGAATTCTTAACGTCAATAATTGGCTCCAATGAATCAACTCCCACAAATGAAACTACCTGGTTTTGGAAATCTATTGAGGGTAAACATCAACCCCACAATAAGGCCAATATAACGCTTAGTCTTCAACCAAGACCTAAACATTTAACTACACCTCGTTTCATGATTCTTTTGGCACTCATCAGTGAGGCTAAAGGTTACGAAATTAAACCATCATTGTCTGAAAACTTTGTCACAAAAGATTGTATGTCCagatttgatgaaaaaattagACGACTCATGGTTCAAGGATTTTGGCTTATAGGCCGTTTAATAAAAGAAAGTTTGTCCGAAGACGAAGAAGTGAATTGTGAAAATCCATTTGAGTTTGTAGATGGTGACATTGGTTTATGGTGGGCAGGAATTAATATGTTGGATTGGCAAGAACACTTAAAAGAATGCGGTACTCAAAATAAAGACTTACCAAACTGCTACCAGTTTGTTATTGAAAACATGGGTATGACTAAACGGAATACAGCTGAAGCCCAATTAGTCATGAATGCTATACCCGATGATTTTATGAGCGAACTGGACATGGAAAACTTCATTCACACTGTGCGCAATGTCAAGTACTATAGTGGCAATTGTTTTGTGGACAGTCAAGAGAATTTAGAATTACTAAATGAAGTCTTTGAAGAGAATGATGAAGATCTTATAGAATGGGAAAAAAACTctgttgaaaaaatttaa